A segment of the Clarias gariepinus isolate MV-2021 ecotype Netherlands unplaced genomic scaffold, CGAR_prim_01v2 scaffold_31, whole genome shotgun sequence genome:
tacttaataaaatgttttatatttaatgtgaaacaaactatatatttgtacatgtgtaatatacagtatgtttaaactAAAGGAAAGACTCGCGCTGAATTTTATGAACTTTGTTTTGTAATACAGACTACAGTGTGCATCGTATTTAGTTAATAACAAGTTCCACTTTACAACaatggacatacagtacagtgtgggccaaaagtattgggccAAAAGTGAGACCAGCTGATTCTATTCATCACAACTCTTCAGTGAGAACTAATtaatgacatcacctgttttagTGCACACTGAGAACttgaatattattataatagtgaAGTACAAATATActgaaatcctcgatagtacactgcaaatataccaacaaaaagttgtaccatcagttaatatataaaaagtctactaacatcatgcttttaccaagttttggaattaaactttaaaaatacttcaaaatcattgtattattgtacactttccaaaaatatattattaaaaaatatactttaagtgaaaaatTAGTCTcatttccaaagtatacttatttagGCTTGTTTTACATTAGTATACACTTTTTAATATTCagtagtctcagtatattatcagttaaatttaaatgcacttattcatatgtacttatatttagtgcactacttttTTTGTGCGTGTTTCCTTTTACACTCGTTTCTTCACGCTGAATCTCTCTCACGCGCTCTCAAACTCGTTTTTGCGCTGAAAATCACTTTTGCCTGATCAAGATTTAGGTTTATGTTTGGACCCTCTCTCTGTCTTCGGTGCGCTCACTATCATAAAGCGACACTCGCACAAACTGCAGCAGCGTTAAAACTCtgcaactattccagccaaccagagactagaatcagtgcgacaccagccaatcagagaccggaggcgggcagattcggacTGTCTGTTTCCTGATTGGCagccaccaggtttaaactaatactgtacctgtatactctaatactgacgtctgtctgtttccacgcaccgggtttatattttagtttgtgtgtttgtgagacaaCCTGACTTTTattgaacacaaataaactatagtagtgcttttttgtaaccttgtgcaaatttaatctgttgaactcatgaataaaatctgcctcataattactgatgtaatgtgtttcagaaacatgttatagtgtagaagatgtatttagcatttgtacattatcctaaacacctttagtgtactactaacacatttgcaatactgtagtatagaaggttgtgtgtactgtagggtataataaagtgtatttgtattaaccacacAGTGTACttatttagtatttgtaattgtccAGAACTCATAGtgtattaatcatgtatttgtaacacagtaaaaatagctgtaatgtacttataatacattaaatatatacttaaattgtattaattactgtcaggtatgtacgttagtacacacacagccgtatactttaagtgtactaagtatacataaagttgttccactttagcacacaaaagtatacttaatacacttcaaattgtgcttttatacaatttaattacaacttaaatgcacttagtacaaaattagttgttccaaaatagcaaactttaagtatactagtcattagtctggagcaagtacacttaagtatgctttggcatgctaggatttagtACACTTATTAAATCCCTGCctatatagtttatatacagtacagtaaaccTTATGTACCGTATTATAGAGTAATGACGATAGCATCAAATCCATGTATATATCGTTTTTTTGTACTATATATAAGTATACaggatatttaatttatttgtaaaaagacCTGATTGATCAGATGACGTTATATAAGAATAGGTTTATTATTTCCCTATAGATTTAAGCAACAGGTGCTGCTGAGTCCACCTCTGATCCGTGTTACTCCTCTGGTTTACTTCTTTTCcattatattatttatcatCTTGTATTATTCACTGTGTATCTTATAAATATCAGAGCACACACTTATAACATGCATGACATCATCTAATGCTTttcttaatacatttatttattgcctACAGTcctctatactgtataacagaTCAAACTGTTGAGGTTTTCATCCTTCGTCTCTTACCTTGTCCAGCGCTCGGAGCAGACGAGGAGATGGGGCGTCTCGCCTCCAGGCTTGTGCTCTCACATTTCCTGCCAAAGCTGCTGCAGGAGAAACGAGTCTTACAGTAAAGCTGCAGAGACGCTCAAAGATTTTCATTGGAGGAGGAAAAACCTGGAGTCGCTGCCAGGAGGATCACAGAAGGAATGAGTGTGAAGGATTTCTGATGGTGTTGATTTAGattctgtaacagcagctctgacagcagGATCGGCTCGAACCACACGCGGATGTGAACGtgctcttttaaaaaattactgttTCTAAAGTAATTGCTGATtttataatcatgttttttatttcttttgcaaGGAGATGTTTAACatatatggaaggagtctccagtgacAGCACTTTGTTGTTCAGtgtcagtttatttttttagatcaaAGACCTCCTCAGTAACATGACACGctgtgtttttccctttttttgttgttatttttgtgaTAATCATTTCAAGAAGGACACAGTTGCAAAGCaatgatgagcgggcccaagcacctgtacCTGTACCTGACCTGTACCGtcgtgtgtgctttttttttaggcatGTTCAGACCTCCAGGAAGGTTTTGCTGGAAGAAAAGCACCagactatgatgtcactcaatgtgatgtcactcagtgAGGTATTAGCCGTGTTTATGGCATAAGTTTAAGACATCGCCatgaataaactgtttaaaataacaaaaattactTCGCAATTTTGCCTCCTGAATGTCTTGAGATCCTACAGGCCGAGTTcggtggcgatcgtataaatccccccggaggagtatatcaaattccattGGGGCGTtttgcaaataaaacaaaataactgattCCTGTTTagtagagcccatgacatgcaaagTGAAAGTTGATCAGCTCCATGAGATCAAATGCGTACCAGGTAGAGTAATgcagtgtgtatgagctatgcagagAAATCCCGAGCCTCGCCCAGGAcccagactctcaggcatccgaATAGCAGCAGATTTCGACctgtgtgctgattttcatgactatttggggatgttactgtaagaTGCCCAAAAGGGCccaaatgctgaaaaaaaaatctttaaaagaacAATAGAGCGTTTCACATGACATCAGGACTATCAGAGATACGGTATGATGTCATAGTGTTCGGGCCCTAAAGATGAGATGATGACAGTGTAAATGATGGCAGGAGCTTTTGAATGACAAAAGCACATAGATGAGACCAAACAGCATCAAACTTCAGTTTATCTGTTGATGTCATTCATATTATTATGTTCTGATAAggaaataaatagtaaatattggacagtttagtttgtttagtttgttcaTCGTTCCACAATGATAAATGATGCCTTGTGCCTCGAGTCCCCTGGGACAGGCTCTAGGtctcccgtgaccctgtacaggaggTGAGACAGTGTAATCCTTATCAAATTGATGCTGTGATATAAGAGCGATAAAACAAGGGGAAATGCTGTTATAACTTACAGTAGGTTGTATTACACTGTACCACTCTGTTATTATTGCAGCGTACTGTGTGATGTTGGACTCCTTATTGTAATACCTGATAGATATAATAAAAGTAGAGCTCAGGTACTGTACCTGTAACCAtctcttatactgtacatatactgtaaataaacagcGTTTTACTTTTCCGACAGTAGACAATAAAAGTTAGTATTATTTCGATGGAAGGTTGGACGTTCCCCCAGATTTAAATtgctttaaattgttttaaaaactttaaggtTAAAATTGTTAAGTAACAGAACAAAATGTTATCtgccaaatataaaaaaaaaaacagctgcaaGACGCTGGAACATATTGAAaagattgtttttaaatgatgaaatgTTTAACAGGTCCTGTTGAGGCTGAAGCCTTTAATTTGCATCCACCTTATGGATGTTCCTGCAGAGACAACGCGTCGCCGCTAGATGGAGACAAATCTTcccaaataaacatttaaatacacaCGCTATACTTTTTAATCAGCTTAAATATACGTTAATTGTAAAAATCTTACCcggagatttaaaaaatttgaattatttagttgaagttttatttattggtttatttctttcttttatttctatgcTGAAAACTGCAGGAACAACAGTTTTATTGAGGTAGGAACGTTCCAGCGCAGTCGGTTGCAGGTCGGAGTGTTTTTTGTGTAACACCCGATTCCTATTAGAACTCCACGTGAATTAAAGTTTACTGAGAGCGGATTTTAAACACTGTGAGTATACACATCAACAACACTACAGTAAtggatgtttaaatatatatattttgcttttCTTGGGACATTTTTATTTGCCATGAGGAGTTTATGTGGGTGATGCTAACACTGCTAACAGTATCAGCTAGCTAGCACATTGATGAGACCAAACAGCATCAAACTTCAGTTTATTTGTTGATGTCATTCATATTATAATGTTCTGATAAggaaataaatagtaaatattgGACAGTTTAGTTTGTTTATGGTAGTTATTAAATGATTAATCCTGGTGTTACATTATAATTGTTCCCTCAGGTTAATTATCAGGGAGGCTTTAGGCttcaacatcatttaaaaatcttcATTCTGGACTCTGATAGGAATGAACTGTGATTTAATGgatttatgttattattaaatcCTGTATTTAGGCAACCTGTGACtaaacaaactatatatatatataaaataaaatgcaatttatCCATTTATGTCTCCATTTCCCTTCACTCAGGGTCTCAGACATGATGTAGGATAGTTCACAGGGATTCTCAAACCTAATATTTACAGATCCGGGTCCGGTGCGCTTGTGATATTTTGAAAGATGTAGATTTTCCAACCTGCTGCGGGGTGGACGTGCATGGAGAACGCACTAGTGTTGCACCGGTGTCGCTCTTTATTGTACTGGGTCTCcattttaaattacaatttatCATTCAAAAGGTATGACGTTATATCACAACGCCATATTCATCGGCTGTCATCGTTACCATGACAACCATGTCAGAGAGGAACACTACTTTGACTATGTTTAGTCTTAATCTCAGGTACTGTAGCTGTAACCATCTCCACACAGACGACACAACTATCAGTTtataacagtttttattttaaagcagttAACACGCAGGTTATTACACAGTATCAATGCATCCCTAATTTAACTACGGTGTGGGCTGGGTCCAGACTGATTAGCCGCGCACATCCGGATCTGGAGTCACGACTTTGACGTAGGAAACACGTTCACAATGTTAATATTCAGGACAGtttagtaaagttttttttaaatggtgaaaCCGTGGGGTTTGGACAGTGTGAGGAGGCAGCATCACCATCCTCTaatatacatttaggcatttggcagacgcctttatccagagcgactcacGTTTATATCATTATACGTCTGAGCAGTTGAGCATTAAGAGCCACTTCCCTCatttctggttcctctcaaggtttcttcctattaccatttcaaggagtttttccttgtcactgtcgctcgcggcttgctcaccagagacaatctgctcatcttgattcatgcacacttacattccatacagacttaaataattattttgattgtttaaagctgctttgcaacaatgacgattgttaaaagtgctatacaaataaaattggagctggggtttgaacccgaGACCTTCtgatctgtagtccaactagtcCATATCCCGGCTTTCCTTTCTGTCTCTGTAACTAAATTAAAGCTACagaaaaactataataaactgATAATGTTCATATTATTATGTCAGTTTTTGTTTCTGCATATTTTCTCTAAATTTCGttggtatattttattttatttattttcatacctCCTCAGTGCTCAGATCAGTATGAAACACTCCGACTTAAACCCAGAGGACCCGAGCCTCTTCCTGGAGGTATCTAACGTTGGTGGCGCTGCGGTTCTTCCTCTCCACTCCTCCATCGCTCTGTTCCTTCTGTCCTACGCCGAGTGCAGGTCTTTCCGGGTCTACCTGGTCTTAGATCAGCCTGGCAGCGTAGAGGCTTTGGCAGGTTCGCTTCCCGAGAGCCTGGTGGTGTCTGAAGTGCAGCGGGCGGAGGCTCCGGCCCTGGTGGCGGCGTGTCGTCTGCCGGCCGTACTGGAGCCGGACGGGCGGTTCTGTAGAGCCGGACTGGCGGTGGTGCTGAGACACATCATTCAGACGACCTGTCTGCCGGAGCCTCGACGCAGAGATGTGGCTTCACTGCTGGGCTTCAAAAACACCTGCCTGAAAGCCTGCGCTGAGGTGAGACTCGAGAGCAGAGAGAAAATGtggttttatttaacaaatgtgaACGTTTAATTTTCACAAATCAACAGTAGTGTATTTATTAACACGAATGACTCGTCTACACCCCATGCCTGTTTTAGGTGAGCCGCTGGACCAGGTTGTGTGAGCTGGAGATTCCCTCAGCGGTCGAGGATCACCTGCGTCACCCGACAGAGGAGCGACTCCACCTTCCCGAAGCTCTCCTTCAGCTGGAGCGCCGTCTGGCCGAACCGGTCAAGGTCCACAACGACGACAAACTCCGCCGTCACAAGCTTCAACAGCAGAAGAACTCCGGGAAGAGCTTGGAGAAAAGCTCTGAGCCACGTGAGGGTCAGCAGGAGGATCTACAGACGGAGATGAGTGCGGCTTTGGCCAAACTGTCTGTGGACGGCGCGTCACCCGGTCCCGCCACCAGAGAGCGCTCTGAGATCAGGAAAGTCAAGACGACTGAGCTGCCGGAGTTGGAGCACGTGTTCGCGGAGGGGCTTTACTTCACGCTCACCGACGCCGTGCTGCTGCCGTGCGTCCATCCGTACCTGGTAAAGGAGAACACTTCTAGATCCGGTTTGACTGATTATTTAGTTGTCTGGGTGTCTGTTGTTGCAGTAGATTAGTGAATAGATTAGATTCATACAAACCTTCCACCAAGATCAGCTCGGTTTAAACCTACAAacgtgttcaggtcaaaccgggacttttgaaaCCCAGACCACATAAATGAGGGAGGGTGGGACCCATCACCGCACTGCACGTAAAGTTTCTCTTTACGCCTTGattcacaagtcccggtttgacctgaacatcCCTCGTGTTTGTTGTCTTAAATGAATCTTGCTTCTTTAGTTCATACTCGGGCGCCAGTACTAATGTAGCTCAGCAATAAAGGAAACAAACATCTTATCTTAAACATCATATCACtgaatgcaagaaaaaaaaggtgttcGAGGTGTTCAGTATCTCACACTGTAATGTTTTGTCTGTAAAAGTAGACAAAATAAAGCTTGGACAAAAAAAGAGGCCATCTTGAGgcctgtttttaaatgaaaaaaacgtACAGTAGTGAGTAATGTGCGGATCGAGGCGTAATCCAAAGTCTAAAAGCTTTTATTTACTGAATCAGACGGACTCTTACCtccactttttttgtatttcacgGCATTTTAATCGCTCAACCTTGAAAACgcgcagagacgggaatcacTCGTCACCTCTACAATATTATCACCAAACTCAACCTCGGTGCTGATTCGATTCAAATTCACCGCTCTACAAGTATCACAAtttctaaacatttaatgtttacctttatattaaaataattaaattttcacaaagttacattttaacattgttATCAGccagaattattatttctaaacaaacttcacTGAATCAGAGTTTTATTGGCAGGAATTAGTTTTAGTGACGGAGCTTCCAGGAGAGATGAGAACACGACAAATAAATGgagtaagatgttttttttttttttttttttttaagaaaaaggttAACAGTAAGTGCAGTAGGGTGTGGGGTTACttcaaataagttaaataacTATCTGTGGTTTTGCACAGTATTTACTGATTCCACACTCGATGAACATGTGGGAATAGTTcagagagcgccacctgtaggattataaagaaactgacGTTAGATCGCCTCAAACGTCTCCAAAGTCTCGAAACCCAACTTGACACTGAGATTAGTTCActcacagagtttggagaaaaaggctgATTGTAGGATTTTAGCACGCGCGAGATgatcattttaataatgtaacgCTGTACAAATGTGTTTCTGTCGCGTCACTCAGAAGCTTCTGCGCTCAGGACAGAATGGTTTATATCTGAGTCCGATCACCTGATCACGATCGATCAGACTGAAAACCAGGCGATTCTTGTGGATCACCGAATCAGCACACAGATTGTCCCTGCTCCCCCTAGTGTCAGAGTGGGGTCAGTGTCACACCTTCAGGGAGAAACTGAAAtggaggataaaaaaaaaagagaaacaatcaACGACAAAAACATCATGAGAGTGAACTGTGAAGTAGAAGTGAGGTCATGTTGTCGTGCGTCTCTCTACACCTCTGTATCGCTCGTGTCTGGTCTTTTAGCGTCTCGTGTTTTTCCAGAGCTGTTCTGAGACTGGAATACAAGAGTTTATCGTGTTTGATGAGTGTAAACAGGAGAGATAATCACACTGTGGGTGGAAATGTGCTCGTGCTCGCACCTGAGCGTCCTTAAAGTCGTCAAATTAACAGGAACAGTTCTACTGAAGCTCGTATTTTCTAAAACATTAATTCTTCCCTTTCAAATGTTGACAAAGGAGGCAAAATTGTGTTCTTCTTTATGCAcctgttgattaaaaaaaaatgcacaagaaatttctttcttttgaaaTAGAATATTTTTGTGTAGTTTAAATCGCGACTTTACCATTGTGAagctgttattgtttttgagtCGTTGCCGTGGTAACAAAAGGACCTGAAGATGGCATGAAGGTAACGGAGGTAAATTCCTGTAGATCAGTAGATCCGCTGTAATGTATTTACTGTTAATTATAATCTTTTCttatcattttgttttccaCAAATGATTCATCTGAACTCCGGGAGTCTCTCTTTGAATAATTTACCGGAGTTTAACCTGCAGTTCAGATGCCTGGCCTCATCAGGAGTGTGTTAGTCACTTTATTGTTctcaggaaacacacacacacacacacacacacacacacacacactcagagccGTTATGTTCAGGTTACTGCTACTGGGGATAATAATCAGCTCTGTGATTTATACCATCGTGCtgcttattttttgttaaaaggtGTTGATTTAATTTTCCATAAGAGTGCTGTTACAGCGCAAATcacaggttttattttaatgcgCTCGTTCCTATTTGTGTGAAACGTGTGAGGAAAGGAGGACTCGCTAACACAACCTGTTTCAGAGGTGTTTCACAACATTAAGTCTAAAACTCTGAGTGGAGAAGTACACGGtccttaataaatatatatatatagtgttggTAAACTGTTGtggaaaattaaaaaagaagaaaacactCTGTAATGTGTGAAAGTGGAAATGATTAAACTTCAGGTCGCTGACAATAACGTCATGTGACAACACAACACTGATACGATAATATCACCATCACCACGCGGGTTACGTTAATATTAACATTCTGTAAATATcccaatttaatattattatatatttttatttcccccaattttatcattttaaaccttaaagtgTAATGAGTAATAAAGCGAATcccgttccttataacattcGTTTTCTCCCTTAAAACCCGAGCGCAGcgtttaaacactacaaactaactttaaatagtttaacatttcatttctaattaaattaaacacggAGCTACATTGTTACTAGGGCTGGTCGATTTGGCCTAAAATCAAAATCTCGAgtaattgaacattttaactcGATTACGATTAATGaacgattattttatttatttatttatttgtttgtttactgcCAAGTTTTATAAATATGCTCACATATTACAAGTGAGAAATTTTTGCTCTTGTTGCTCagttgtctcagtgtttaagctcTCCATGCTCGACATGTCGGCGGAATAATGTAACGGAGCGGGGTCACGTGACTCCACACACGGTAGTGTTTTCAAAGGGAACGTTATTGAAATAATTGACCTGGGAAAATTTTATCGATTATAGGTTCTGAATGTCGATTTCGATTACTTTTCAAATAATTGCCCAGCCCTAATTGTTACTGAGCCGCGCGTATCTCGGTTACATCATCCACCATCATTactatttctaaacaaacttagcgaATGATTCACTCTGACCACACGGCATGAAcatgtgtgaatagttcagagagagcgccacctgcaggattataaagaaacagtgatgttttaccgcctcaaacgcctccaaagtctcaaaacacaACTCGACAGTGAGCGCGCGGGTTTACTAGCCGAGAGCGTGCGGGGCTTCTAACAGACGCGTTTTCTGACTGACTAGCGCTGGCGGTGTTGTGAGACtggtgtctgagtgtgtgtaatgagtgtttggagaaaaaggcagaccCGGGGATTTCAGTGCACATGGTTTGATAATGTAACGCTATAGAAATGTGTTTCTGTCGCGTCACCCGGAAGCTTCTGTGCTCGGTACAGGAGCGTTTATATCAGTCATGACTAATCACACTGAAAAAACAGACGATTCTGATCACTGACTGATCGACCGCTTCATCTctattattatgtataaagagTTTTAGGAGTCAGTGTGAGACATGAATCAGAGAATTGTGACTCCTAACCGAATCGATTTGTTTTCCTGCTTCTAGTTTACAAAGACATTATTTCTTCAGTCTGGTTAAAATCTCTTATCTTTGATTCCTAATGAACTGTTTCTAATGTGAGTTTATATCCTCTGTGCCATCAGGTAATCAGAACGTAACCCTTCTTTAATGTGTGTTGGGGTTCGACCCTCTCTAGTGATTTATATAACGGatggagaaagaaaacaaaggatTTCTAATTGATTTTAAGGATGGTTTAGACTTCAATTCTTTTCTGTTGAATCCCGCCTTCTGCGTTATGATTGGCTACAAGAATTTAGTCTCGTCTGTAATTGGTTAGATGTGTTACTGCGTAATAAATGgtagaatatatttatttggacaAGAGAGAAACGATCAGGTCAGTTGTTTACCTGGATGATGTTTATCTGacagtttttctttccttcagtAGGAGACATTACGTACGTGTACAGTCATGATGTCTAAACTGATAATATGATCCCAGATTATGACTGTCTAGTTCTCGGGTGAAGTCCGGGCCGCCAGGTCGCTGTTATAACGTTTTTCTACCCGCGTGTTGAAATCCATTCCTGTGCCAAAGCATATCTAGGATTCGGAGCGTGCTAAAGGTGCACTAAGGGTGGTTTTTGGGTCAGCTCATGCGAGACAAGTTCTCTGCTCCGGGGTGGTCTCGCCCCTctgtatagagagagagagagagagagagagagatgagtgaACGAGGCAGAGCCCAGAAGAAACACATGACTCGATACGGGCTTCTGTACTGGAGACCAGACTCAACTGTTTTTAATGGAAGATTTAGTTTTGTGCTGAATTTTCACGTCAGTAAACACTTTATCTGGAacatttgtacacacacacacacacacacacacacacacacacacacacagttatctAATCAGTCGGCTGTGGAACAGAAGTGCAGCGCGTGGGATCGTACGGATACAGATAATGTTTACATCAACCATcagaatgggggaaaaaaatgtgatcccaacacacacacacacacccccgggcttcatttaattaaataaataatggcaccgTGACAAAATTTTATATGTTGATGCTCGTCTGTG
Coding sequences within it:
- the LOC128517011 gene encoding glutathione S-transferase C-terminal domain-containing protein-like; this translates as MKHSDLNPEDPSLFLEVSNVGGAAVLPLHSSIALFLLSYAECRSFRVYLVLDQPGSVEALAGSLPESLVVSEVQRAEAPALVAACRLPAVLEPDGRFCRAGLAVVLRHIIQTTCLPEPRRRDVASLLGFKNTCLKACAEVSRWTRLCELEIPSAVEDHLRHPTEERLHLPEALLQLERRLAEPVKVHNDDKLRRHKLQQQKNSGKSLEKSSEPREGQQEDLQTEMSAALAKLSVDGASPGPATRERSEIRKVKTTELPELEHVFAEGLYFTLTDAVLLPCVHPYLLSLQTRAPHVLLQLPLLLRWYQRVQEVPGVRRASKDCGMALFEPRVPWPVSTQPDAPRVLESQRDVPAPSGEHFLGGPRPTLGKLQ